From Capra hircus breed San Clemente chromosome 1, ASM170441v1, whole genome shotgun sequence, the proteins below share one genomic window:
- the ACTL6A gene encoding actin-like protein 6A — MSGGVYGGDEVGALVFDIGSYTVRAGYAGEDCPKVDFPTAIGMVVERDDGSTLMEIDGDKGKQGGPTYYIDTNALRVPRENTEAISPLKNGMVEDWDSFQAILDHTYKMHVKSEASLHPVLMSEAPWNTRAKREKLTELMFEHYNIPAFFLCKTAVLTAFANGRSTGLILDSGATHTTAIPVHDGYVLQQGIVKSPLAGDFITMQCRELFQEMNIELIPPYMIASKEAVREGSPANWKRKEKLPQVTRSWHNYMCNCVIQDFQASVLQVSDSTYDEQVAAQMPTVHYEFPNGYNCDFGAERLKIPEGLFDPSNVKGLSGNTMLGVSHVVTTSVGMCDIDIRPGLYGSVIVAGGNTLIQSFTDRLNRELSQKTPPSMRLKLIANNTTVERRFSSWIGGSILASLGTFQQMWISKQEYEEGGKQCVERKCP, encoded by the exons ATGAGCGGCGGGGTATACGGGGGAG aTGAAGTTGGAGCCCTTGTTTTTGACATTGGATCCTATACTGTGAGAGCTGGTTATGCTGGCGAAGACTGTCCCAAG GTAGATTTCCCTACAGCTATTGGTATGGTGGTAGAAAGAGATGATGGAAGTACGCTGATGGAAATCGATGGTGATAAAGGCAAACAGGGCGGTCCCACCTATTACATAGACACGAATGCCCTGCGAGTTCCGAGGGAGAACACAGAGGCCATCTCCCCACTGAAAAATGGGATGG TTGAAGATTGGGATAGTTTCCAGGCTATTTTGGATCATACCTACAAAATGCATGTCAAATCAGAAGCCAGCCTGCATCCTGTTCTCATGTCAGAAGCACCA TGGAATACcagagcaaagagagagaaactgacaGAGCTGATGTTTGAACACTACAACATTCCTGCATTCTTCCTTTGCAAAACTGCCGTTTTGACAGC ATTTGCTAATGGTCGTTCTACCGGGCTTATTTTGGACAGTGGAGCCACTCACACCACTGCAATTCCTGTTCATGATGGCTATGTTCTTCAGCAAG GGATTGTGAAGTCCCCTCTTGCTGGAGACTTTATCACTatgcagtgcagggaactctTCCAAGAAATGAATATAGAACTGATTCCTCCATATATGATTGCATCAAAA GAAGCTGTTCGTGAAGGGTCTccagcaaactggaaaagaaaagagaagctgCCCCAGGTTACCAGGTCTTGGCACAATTACATGTGTAAC tgTGTTATCCAGGATTTTCAAGCCTCAGTACTTCAAGTATCAGATTCAACTTACGATGAACA AGTAGCTGCACAGATGCCAACTGTTCATTATGAATTCCCCAATGGCTacaactgtgattttggagcagaACGGTTAAAGATTCCTGAAGGATTATTTGACCCTTCCAATGTAAAG GGGTTATCAGGAAATACAATGCTGGGCGTCAGTCATGTTGTCACTACAAGTGTTGGAATGTGTGATATTGATATCAGACCA GGTCTCTATGGCAGCGTGatagtggcaggaggaaacacacTAATACAGAGCTTTACCGACAGGTTGAACAGAGAACTCTCTCAGAAAACACCCCCA aGTATGCGGTTGAAACTGATTGCAAATAATACTACAGTAGAACGGAGGTTTAGTTCATGGATCGGTGGCTCCATTCTAGCTTCTTTG gGCACCTTTCAGCAGATGTGgatttccaaacaagaatatgaAGAAGGAGGAAAGCAGTGTGTAGAAAGGAAATGCCCTTGA